CCGGTCATCCAGATCCTCGAAACGATTATGGCGCGTCGTCTTGAACGACGCATTGTTCATTTTCAGGGATGCGTAGAACGCGGCCTCGACCTCGGGGGGAATCGCACGCCTGTCCTGATCGAAATACTCGCTTGCACTGATCATCACATTCACTCGCCCAACCGACCGAACGGTCCGCGTTTCAACCAGACCGGGCCAACCGCGCCAGTCAGCGTCGTATTTCGACTGAACCGGCACCGATTTGCCCTTCAGCGCTGACGATACCCTAGCCGAAATCCGCCTCTCTCGCAATTGTCCAGATGGCGAACTGCCGGGGACCGGCGGGTCCGTCAGCCTCGTTCGGGTTCGCTTTCCTAACCGCCGGGACTCGTCAACCTGATCGGGGTTGAGCGGATTCGGATGCGGCGTGATCCGACAGAATTATCCGTGATGGACCCGTGACCTGACAAGCTGTGTACAGGCGGTGTACGTCCTGTGTACGCGCGGTGTACGGGGTGTGCGGGCGATTCAGCCAGCGAAAACAGCCGCCAGCCGGGCCGCCTCATCGGCGAGGCCCCAGGGCGGATTCACCACGAAAATCCCCGATCCGACCATCCCGTGACCGGGCTTCGCAGGCGGGAATCGCACCTCCGATTTCAGCCCATCGGGGAAGGCCGTGCCGAGTGTGTCGACCATAGTTGTCTGTAAGTTGATATCGCTCAGCACCGGATACCACAGCACCAGCACGCCGACATTCCACTTGCGGGCTATATCGCTCAGGAAACCGGGTATCGCGCCGTAATCCGCCTTCACCTCATAGCTCGGATCGACCAGCATCAGCCCGCGCCTCGGGGTCGGCGGGGTCACGGCCTGCGCCATCGCGAACCCGTCCTGCCGGTGCAGTTTCGCGCCCCGGACCGCCTGTGCCAGTGCGTCATGCTCGGCGGGGTGCAGCTCGGCCAGGTGCGCCGTGTCGCCGGGGCGCAGGAAATGCTGCGCGATAAGGGGGGAGCCGGGATAGGCGCTCGCGCCGTGACGCTGCCTGACATCGTGCAGCGCCCGCATCAGCGGATGATCCGGCGGCAGCCATTGCCCTGATTCCGCGCGCCCGATCCCGGCTTCGGCCTCGGCGGTCTTGCGGGCTTCGGCGGAGGCCAGATCATAGAGCCCGCGCCCGGCATGGGTCTCGATATAGCTCAGCGGTTTGTCTTTGCGGGTCAGGTAATCCAGCATCCATGCCAGCAGCGCATGCTTGTGCAGATCGGCGGCGTTCCCGGCGTGATAAATGTGCTGATATGACAACATCCGCCCTTATCCCGCAGCTTGCCCGAAATGAAAAGCGGCGACGCCCAGGGAGGAGGAGGGGCGCCGCCGCATCAACGCTGGCCCAGGGAGGAGGAGGGGCCGCGTATAGGTTGCGATACAGGCAGGGAGGAGGACGCCCGTATCGCTGATATCGGCCTCATGGGAGGAGGAAGAGACCGACATATCCCGGTGTTTCAGCAGCGGCCCCGCAGGGAGGAGAGGCAGGGCCGCCGCCATACCAACAGGACCTAGGGAGGAGAGACGGTCCTGTCGTATTTAGTCAGCGGC
The genomic region above belongs to Paracoccus sp. SCSIO 75233 and contains:
- a CDS encoding 23S rRNA (adenine(2030)-N(6))-methyltransferase RlmJ — encoded protein: MLSYQHIYHAGNAADLHKHALLAWMLDYLTRKDKPLSYIETHAGRGLYDLASAEARKTAEAEAGIGRAESGQWLPPDHPLMRALHDVRQRHGASAYPGSPLIAQHFLRPGDTAHLAELHPAEHDALAQAVRGAKLHRQDGFAMAQAVTPPTPRRGLMLVDPSYEVKADYGAIPGFLSDIARKWNVGVLVLWYPVLSDINLQTTMVDTLGTAFPDGLKSEVRFPPAKPGHGMVGSGIFVVNPPWGLADEAARLAAVFAG